From the genome of Burkholderiales bacterium:
CGATCCACGCGACGTCCTTCCGGATGGCCGGGTTGGCGACTTCGAAGCGCTCCTCCTGCGGGTGGAAGGCGATGCGGATGCGGACGGTCTCGTAGTCCTTGGTCAGCACCTCGCGGCCCAGCAGCGCCGCCATCAGGGCGGTGACCCGCTGCTGGCCGTCGATCAGGATGCGCTTGCCGGCCGACGAAGTGCCGTCCTTGAGCTTGACGGTGGGGTTGCGCCAGGCGATCAGGTAGCCGACGGGGTAGCCCTGGTAGAGCGAGTCGAGCAGGTTGCGGACCTTGGTCGCCTCCCATACGAACGGGCGCTGGATTTCGGGGATGGCGATCTCGCCCGATTTCACCCAGGTGAGCAGCGTCTCGATGGGGTGCGGCGTAACGGAGTAGCGTTGCGTGGACATGGTTCAGTCCTGCCTCACGAGAGTTCTATTCACGCTTCGATCCCCCTGATCCTCGCCGCGTGTTTGCTCAGGCGACCCTGCACGGCGCGTACGCCGTAGTGGAAAGTCAACACGGCTGCTGGCCACTGACGCAACTCGCCGCCGTCGATCGTCGTCGTCCTGCCGAAGGTGCTGCGCGTCGTCACCCAGGCCTCCGCGAGACGGTTGCCGCGCACGAACTTCATGAGGACCTTTCAGGGCTTCGGGCTTGCCCGAGTACTTGTCGCTCCACTTGATCTCGACCGCCGTAACCGGCTTCAACGTCGGCAGCGACTCCACCAGGTCCACCTCGGAGTCGTCCGTGCCCCAGCGCGCATAGTTGATTCGCACATCCTCGTGGAAGCGCTGCGCGAACAGCGCCGTTTCCACCAGATGCCCGAACTCAGGGGTCGTCCGGGCGCCTGGCGCCGAACAGACCGGTGTACATGGCCGAGTTGGTCAGATACACCTTGAAGCGCCGTTCGCGTTGATAGCGTTTGCCGTCCTGATCGACGCGAAACACGCGCTTGAGCAGGAACGCCGCTTCGAAGTACTCGATGTAGCGCTGGATCGTCTGTTTGCCGACACCGCTGCGCTGCGAGAGCTGCTCGAACGACACTTCCTCGGCGGTGTTGAAGGCAAGCAGGGTGAACAACGAGTTGAGTTCCTGGATGTCCTTGATGCCGTAGAGCTGCGGCAGGTCGCGCAGGAGCACTTTGTCCACGATGTCGGACTTGACGAAGCGCTCCGGGTTGTCGCGCACGGTGGGCGAGAGCGCCAGTTCGGGATAGCCGCCGAAGTGCACGTACTCGACGAACTGCGCGTTCAGGCGTTCGATGTCTTCCAGTACGTATTCGCCGGGCTGCTCTTCGCGAATGGCAGGCGGTTCCGGTCGCAGCTCCAGGTATTCGGAGAAGGTCAGCGGCGGAAGCAGAAAATCCGTGAAACGTCCGGCGCCTGATTCGGTGCTCTGGCGCTTGAGCGCCGCCGCGGCGGAGCCCGACACCAGGATGCGCAGGTCGGGGCGATGATCGACCAGCGCCTTCAGATATTTCTCCCAATCCTTGTGCGACTGGATTTCGTCGAAGAAGAGATAGCGAACGCCATCGCCAGCAGGTGCCGCCGCTTCGATCTGCCGCACGAGCGTCTCGAGCGACTGCCCGTGCAGCAGCGGGTGATCCATCTCCACGTAGCCGACGCGCGGCCCTGCGAGCCCGGAATCGAGCAGCCGGTTGATCAAGTGGCGGATCAGGATCGTCTTGCCCACCCGGCGCGGCCCCAGGAGAACCACGGCACGGCGCAGTTCCGAATCCAGCAAGAGCTTCCGGACGGGCTCGAGGTAGGCGCGCGGGCGCAGCGTGGAGGTCGCCTCATCCGCCCGGGTGCTCTGCCACCACGGATTCAGACGCTTAAGATGCTCCGCAATCTGTTGATTAGAAACCTCTTTCACTTGGAATCGACCTTAAGCACAGATAGCTTTGCTTAACTCTATCACGGCGATGGGGGACCGGAGCAACTAGCGCACCCCCCCGACGATCTCTCCCAGCAACCCCTCGGTCTCCTTCTCCAACGCGAGGATGTCGGCCCGGATCTCCTGCAGCGTGCGTAGCGGCTGCGGCTTGTAGAAGTAGCGCGTGAAACTGATTTCGTAGCCGGTCTTGACGCTGCCGGGCACGTACCAGGCATCGGGCGCGTGGGGCAGCACCTCGCGACGCAGGAAGGCCTCGATGCCGCCGTCTTCCAGCAGTGGCACTTGCTCGGTGTCGCGAAGATCCGGGTCGGGTTCGTATTCGACCACCGCGGGCTTGCCGGCGATCGTCGCCTCGAACAAGCCGCGCAGCGGGTCGGCGGCGGTGCCCTTCTTGTGGATCTTGCGGATGACCGGCGGCGCGTCGTCGGCGCGCTCGGCGGTCTCCTTGAGCGCCTTGATCTCCTTCGGCGAGTACGCGCGCTCGGGGTCGATGCCCTTCAGGCGCAGCGGCCGCTCGACGGTCACCTTCCAGTAGCCGAAGGCGGCGTTCGGAAAGATCTTCGACTGCTCGGCCTCCTCGAACTTGAGGAACGCGTCGCAGATGCGCGCGATGTCGTCGTCCGACAGCTCGCAGTTCTTCTTGCCCAGGTTCTTGCGCAGCGGCTTGAACCACTGCGTGGCGTCGATGAGCTGCACCTTGCCCTTGCGGTGCGCCGGCTTGCGGTTGGTGAGCACCCAGATGTAGGTGGCGATGCCGGTGTTGTAGAACATGTTGAGCGGCAGCGCGACGATGGCTTCGAGCCAGTCGTTCTCGATGATCCAGCGGCGGATGTTGCTCTCGCCCTGGCCGGCGTCGCCGGTGAAGAGCGACGAGCCGTTGTGCACCTCGGCGATGCGGCTGCCGAGCCTCGTGGCCCGCTTCATCTTGCTGAGCATGTTGGCCAGGAACAGCATCTGGCCGTCGCTCGAGCGGGTGACGAGCGAGTACTCGGGGTCGCCGGCGTGCTCGATGACGAAGCGCGGGTCCTTGATGCCGTCCTTGCCGCCCATGCGCTCGAGGTCGCTCTTCCAGCTCTTGCCGTAGGGCGGGTTGCTGAGCATGAAGTCGAACTCGCGCGACGGGAACGCGTCGTTGGCAAGCGTGGAATGCTCCGGGCCGCCGACGATGTTGTCCGCGGCATCGCCCTCGCCCTTGAGCAGCAGGTCGGCCTTGCAGATGGCGTAGGTCTCGGCGTTGATCTCTTGGCCGTAGAGATGCGTGGCCACCTGCTTGCTGTGTTGCCTTGCAAGCTCCTGAAGCGTTTCCTCGGCGACTGTCAGCATGCCGCCCGTGCCGCATGCGGCGTCGTAGAGAAGGTAGGTGCCGGATTCGATCTCGTCGGCGATCGGCAGAAAGAGCAGCTTCGCCATGAGCTTCACGGCGTCGCGCGGCGTCCAGTGCTCGCCGGCTTCTTCGTTGTTTTCTTCGTTGAAGCGCCGGACCAGCTCCTCGAACACCGTGCCCATGCCGTGGTTGTCGAGGCCGGGGTGCTTGATGGAACCATCGCCGTTGAGCACCGGATTGGGGCTGAGGTTGATGTCCGGCGAAAGCAGCTTCTCGATCAACGTGCCGAGCACGTCGGCCTTGGAGAGCCGCGGAATCTGGTTGCGGAATTCGAAGTTCTCGAGGATGTCCTGCACATTTGGCGAGAAGCCGTCGAGGTAGGCTTCGAAGTCCGCCCTGAGCTGTTGCTGGCTGGCGCGCGCCTTGAGGTCGCGCAACGTGAACTTCGAGGTGTTGTAGAAGGCCTGGCCCGCGGCCTGGCGCAGTGCCTGGTCCTGATTGGTGATCCCGGCCTTGTCGAGTGCGGCCTTCATGTCGAGCACGGTCTGCTTGGTGGGCTCCAGCACCGCGTCGAGCCGGCGCAGGACGGTCATCGGCAGGATCACGTCGCGATACTTGCCGCGGACATAGAGATCCCGCAGGACGTCGTCGGCGATGCCCCAGATGAAGTTGGCGATCCAGTTGAGTTGGGTCGGTTCCATGTCTATCGCCCGGGTCCCGGCCACAGCCAAGCGAAGTCGAAGCTCAGCTGCCCGTGTTGGCGGCTCGCGGCGCTATCGCGACGCGCCTGGTTGGGGGTTCTCGCCATGACACGTCCTCTTGTTCTCACTCGGGCGCCTTCGCAGCCCCGCCCGGAGGCGCCGCCTCGTTGAACAGCGCGATGTACGGCGCAAAGCGAAAGCGCCGATTCCGCGCGTACCCGGTCATCTCGCTCAGCACGTCCAGCTTCACCAGCCGGGACACGAGGCTGTTGGCCGCAGCGTAGGTGGTGCCGGTCAGTTTCTGCACGTCCCGTACCGCGACGATCGGGCGGTCGAACAGCGATTCGAGCACCTTGTGGCCGTTGCCGGCCGCGCGGCCGAGGTGCGCCGTGATCGCGCTGCGGTGCTGCTCTCGCAGTTGCAGGATCCGCCGTGCCGTCTCCGCCGCCTCGGCGGCCACCTCGATCACGCCGCGCAGGAAGAACGCGAGCCACGCTTCCCACGCGCCCCGGGTGCGCACCGTCTGCAGGTGTTCGTAGTACGTCTGTCGGTGCTGCTTGAAGTAGTGCGACAGGTACAGCACCGGCTTTTGCAGCAATCCGCGCTCGGTCAGGAGGAAGGTGATCAGCAGCCGCCCGACGCGCCCGTTGCCGTCGAGGAACGGATGAATAGTCTCGAACTGCACGTGGGCCAGGGCGATCTTCACCAGCGGCGGCAGCTCGTCGTGCGCGTGCAGGAAGGTCTCCAGGTCTTCCAGCGCCGCCGGCACCGCGTGGTGCGGCGGCGGCACGAAGGTCGCGGTGTTCAGCGTGCAGCCGGCGGGGCCGATCCAGTTCTGGCTGGTGCGCAGTTCACCGGGCTGCAGCCTGCCGCCGCGCACGCCGTGCATCAGCTCGGCATGGATCTCGCGGATCAGGCGCACCGAAACCGGCAGCTCGGCGAGTCGAGCCAAGCCGTGGTTCATGGCGCGCACGTAGTTGATCACCTCGTCCACGTCGCGCGGCAAGGTCTGTTCGAAGAGCTGCGCCTCGGCAGCGAGCAGGTCCTGCAGGGAGCTCTGCGTGCCCTCGATCTGGCTGGAGAGCACTGCCTCCTTGCGCACGTACATGAAGACGAAGAGGTCCGGGTTCGGCAGGGTGAGCACCGAGCCGTCGAGCCGACCGAGCGCGCGGTCGGCGGCGGAAAGCAGACCCTGCAGCTCGCCGCCCAGCGCCAGTGCGGGCTGTGGCGGCAGGGGTGCCGGCACGAACGCCCGATAACCCGTAGGCTGGGTGATGTAGCGTCCACCCCGGTTCGAGGCTTCGCCGACAGTCGCCATCCGGATGGCTGCCTTTCGTAGGGGGCCAGAATCGCCCCATATGATAGGCAGTCTTTAGCAAGAACGGAAGTCGAGCGCCTTGTTCTAGTTTGCGGAGAGTCCCTGGGGCGACCGCGTTACCCGGCACCGCCCGCGGCGGCATCGTCGATCAGCGGGCCGTGGCCTCGGCAGATACCGGCGTGAGCTCGGGGTCGAGTCGGCGCAGAGCCATCCGTGCATTCGTGGAGCGCGCCTCCAGAAATGCGCGGTTGTTCCAAGACGGAGGCTCCACAGGGCGTGGATGAATTTCATTCACGCCGTGAATGGGAATGGACAAATCCGGCGATGGCTGCCCCGGGGTTCGCGCAAGAGCTTCCTGCACGAGCTTCATGCCTCGAGCCCGACGGGGAGGCAGATCCACCGGAGCCCGGGGCGGTATCGGAGCCGTTCCCGGACGGCGCGTGAAGGCGCCCCGGGCCCGTCAACGCCGCGCCAGCCGGAACGCCAGCTTGCGCAACTCGGTGACCCAGAGCACGGCGCTCGCCATCGCGGCGCAGACGAGCCACTGCTGCGGGCTGAGCGGGACCGTGCCGAAGGCGACGTTCAGCGCGCCCACGTGCACCACCGCGACCTGCAGGACGAGCGACAGCGCGATCGCGCCCCAGAGCCAGCGGTTGGCGAAGAGGCCCTGCCGCGCGCTCGCGGTGTCCGAGCGCGCGGCGAGCGCGTTGAACAACTGCGCGAGCACCAGCACGGTGAATCCGGCGGTGCGCGCGTTGGCGAGACTCCGGTCGCCGTCGATGAGCCCGCCCGGCAGGTAGAGGTCGATGGTCAACAGCGAGACGAGCGCCATCAGAAGCCCGACCTCGAACACGCTCGCCCACATGCGCGCGTCGATCACGCGCGCGCCCGCGCGGCGAGGCGGGCGGGCCATCACGTCCTCGGCCGGAGGGTCGACGCCCATCGCCAGCGCGGGCGCCGAATCGGTGATCAGGTTGACCCACAGGATCTGCGTGGCGAGCAGCGGCAGGACGACGGCGTCGCCGCCGTGGCGAAGGCCGATCACGCCGGCGCCGACGACGCCCAGGAACACCGTCAGCACCTCGCCCATGTTCGACGACAGCAGGTAGCGCAGGAACGTGCGGATGTTGTCGACGATCGCGCGCCCTTCGCGCACCGCGGCGACGATGGTCGCGAAGTTGTCGTCGACGAGGATCATCCTGGCCGCCTGCTTGCTGACCTCGGTGCCGGTGATGCCCATCGCGACGCCGATGTCGGCCGCCTTCAGCGCCGGCGCGTCGTTGACGCCGTCGCCGGTCATCGCGACGACGTGACCCCGGGCCTCGAGCGCCGCGACGATGCGGAGCTTGTGCGCCGGTGCCACCCGGGCGAACACCGAGTGCTCCCGCACCGCAACGGCCAGCGCGCGCGCGTCCATCGCGTCCAGCTCGGAACCGGACAGCGCCCGCGCGCCGGGAGCGGCCAGTCCGAGGTCGGCGGCGATGCGGGCCGCGGTGCGCGGGTGGTCGCCGGTGATCATGATCACGCGGATGCCGGCGCGCTGCGCCTCGGCGATGGCGGCCGCGGCCTCCTCGCGCGGCGGATCGATGATGCCCACGGTGCCGACGAAGATCAGGTCGCGCTCGAGCGCGCCCGCGTCCTCGTCCTCGCCGGCGGAGAGCGGCCGGTAGGCCACCGCCAGCGGGCGCATCGCCTCGTCGGACAGGCGGTCGACGTCGGCGAGGATGCGCGCGCGCGTCGTCTCGTCGAGCGGGCGCACGGCCGCGCCCTCGCGCAGCCGTGCGCAGCGCGCGAGCAGAACGTCGGGCGCGCCCTTGCACACCAGCACGCGCGCGTCGCCATGCTCGTGGTCGATCTCGATGCTCGACATCATCTTGCGCTCGGAGGTGAACGGCAGTTCGCGCACGCGTTCGAACCGGCGCGCGCGTCGCCCGTGGCTCCCGAGCTTGCGTTCGGCCACCAGAAAGGCGGCCTCGGTGGGGTCGCCCTGGATCTCCCAGACGCCGGGCGAGGTTTCGCGCAGGGTGGCGTTGCCCGCGAGACTGCCGCCGCCCAGCACGACCAGGTGCTCCGCGCGCATCGCCGCGTGCGGCGGCTGCCCGTTCTCCTGCTCGAAGCGGCCCACCGGCGCGTAGCCGACCCCGGTGACGCGCGCCGTGCCGGCGGCGGTGACGATGCGCTGGATCGTCATCTCCGAGCGGGTCAGCGTGCCGGTCTTGTCCGAGCAGATCGCCGACGCCGCGCCCAGCGACTCCACCGACGACAGCTTCTTCACCACCGCATTGCGTCGCGCCATGCGCTCCACGCCGAGCGCGAGCACCAGCGACAGGATCGCCGGCAACCCTTCGGGCACCGCGGCCACCGCCAGTGAGACGCCGAGGAGCAGCACTTCGACCACGCCGCCGACGCCGCGCACGTCGGTCAGCGCCAGCACGGTGGCGACCACGACGGAGGCGATCACGACCACCGCGATGCCGAGCATGCGGCCGACGCGAGCGATCTCGACTTGCAGCGGCGTCGGAGGCTCGACGGTCGCTTCGAGCATTGTGGCGATCGAACCGACCTGGGTGGCCATGCCGGTGGCGGTGACCACGGCGCGGCCGCTGCCCTGCGTCACCACGGTGCTCTTGAACACCATGTTGGTCCGTTCGGCGAGCGCGGCCGGCTGGGCCAGCGTGGCGGGATCCTTGTTCACGGCCTCGCTCTCGCCGGTGAGTGAGGCTTCCTGCACGCGCAGCGCCGCGGCTCGCAGCAGCCGGGCGTCGGCGCCCACGGCGTCGCCTTCAGAGAGCAGAAGGATGTCGCCGGGGACGAGTTCGCTGCTCGGCACGCGCTGCACGGCGCCATCGCGCAGCACGCCGGAAGTCGCCGCCGTGGCGCGCGAAAGCGCAGCGACGGCGCTCCCGGCTCGCGCTTCCTGCACGAAGCCGAGCACGGCGTTCAGCACGACGATGAGCGCGATCACCAGCGCGTCGACCGGCCAGCCGCGCGCGCCCTCGATGGCCCAGGCGGCGAGCGAGACCGCGATCGCCGCCGCGAGCAGCGCGACCAGCGGGTCGAGAAGCTGGGCGAGCAGCCGGCGCCAGGCCGGCACCGGCGGCAAGGCACGAAGCTCGTTGGCGCCGTGCGCGGCGCGCCGGCGCGCGCTCTCGGCGGAGGAGAGCCCCTGCGCCGGGTCGACGCCGAGGCTCGCGGCCACCGTGCCGGCGTCCGCCAGCGACGGGTCGGAGACCGGGACGTCCGCCGCCGCGGACGTCATTGGCCGCACATCGACGACATCAGCACGTCGGCGCCGCTCTCGGCGATCACCATGGGCGTCGTGCTGCCGAGCAGCAGGTCCTCGCGCGCGTGGCGGCCGTGCTTGTCGACGACCACGAGGTCACAGTCGCATTCCAGTTCCTGCTCCACGATCAGCAACCAGGGGGGCGCCCTCGACGACCGCCGTGCGCAGCCGGCTAACCGCCGCGCCGGCTGAGCGCCGTCCGAGCGCATCGCAACTTCCACCTCGGTCAGCTTCTGCGTCCTTCGACCAACTCACGGCCGGCTGGAACCCGACCCTGGCCACCGCGGCGACGAACCCGAACGACACCCTCCGCAGCGCGACCTCCAAGTATATTTCGCAGGCGTCAGGAATCGTCGTCCCCCGGACCTCTCCCGCGCCGCCGGCCTCGACGGGGCCGGGTCGCGAGCCGCGGCATCGCCCTCGCGGGCCTGGACTCGATCGGGGCGGCTGATCGAGGGGGTGCGCTCGGCGAGGCTTCGGGGCACCGGGGACGTCGGGGCTCGCGCTGCCGTGCGGCCCCCGCCTCTTTGCGGTATCGTCATTGCGCCCCTCTCGCGCGGGCACATCCCGATGGCCTCTGGCCGAGATCCGCGTAGCCCGCGACACCCCCATCCCGGAGAACGTTCGATGACCCCGTCACGCCCCCGTTTCGCCGCGCTCTTCGCGCTCGCAGCCCTCGCGTTCGC
Proteins encoded in this window:
- a CDS encoding SAM-dependent DNA methyltransferase yields the protein MEPTQLNWIANFIWGIADDVLRDLYVRGKYRDVILPMTVLRRLDAVLEPTKQTVLDMKAALDKAGITNQDQALRQAAGQAFYNTSKFTLRDLKARASQQQLRADFEAYLDGFSPNVQDILENFEFRNQIPRLSKADVLGTLIEKLLSPDINLSPNPVLNGDGSIKHPGLDNHGMGTVFEELVRRFNEENNEEAGEHWTPRDAVKLMAKLLFLPIADEIESGTYLLYDAACGTGGMLTVAEETLQELARQHSKQVATHLYGQEINAETYAICKADLLLKGEGDAADNIVGGPEHSTLANDAFPSREFDFMLSNPPYGKSWKSDLERMGGKDGIKDPRFVIEHAGDPEYSLVTRSSDGQMLFLANMLSKMKRATRLGSRIAEVHNGSSLFTGDAGQGESNIRRWIIENDWLEAIVALPLNMFYNTGIATYIWVLTNRKPAHRKGKVQLIDATQWFKPLRKNLGKKNCELSDDDIARICDAFLKFEEAEQSKIFPNAAFGYWKVTVERPLRLKGIDPERAYSPKEIKALKETAERADDAPPVIRKIHKKGTAADPLRGLFEATIAGKPAVVEYEPDPDLRDTEQVPLLEDGGIEAFLRREVLPHAPDAWYVPGSVKTGYEISFTRYFYKPQPLRTLQEIRADILALEKETEGLLGEIVGGVR
- a CDS encoding ATP-binding protein — translated: MKEVSNQQIAEHLKRLNPWWQSTRADEATSTLRPRAYLEPVRKLLLDSELRRAVVLLGPRRVGKTILIRHLINRLLDSGLAGPRVGYVEMDHPLLHGQSLETLVRQIEAAAPAGDGVRYLFFDEIQSHKDWEKYLKALVDHRPDLRILVSGSAAAALKRQSTESGAGRFTDFLLPPLTFSEYLELRPEPPAIREEQPGEYVLEDIERLNAQFVEYVHFGGYPELALSPTVRDNPERFVKSDIVDKVLLRDLPQLYGIKDIQELNSLFTLLAFNTAEEVSFEQLSQRSGVGKQTIQRYIEYFEAAFLLKRVFRVDQDGKRYQRERRFKVYLTNSAMYTGLFGARRPDDP
- a CDS encoding Fic family protein, whose translation is MATVGEASNRGGRYITQPTGYRAFVPAPLPPQPALALGGELQGLLSAADRALGRLDGSVLTLPNPDLFVFMYVRKEAVLSSQIEGTQSSLQDLLAAEAQLFEQTLPRDVDEVINYVRAMNHGLARLAELPVSVRLIREIHAELMHGVRGGRLQPGELRTSQNWIGPAGCTLNTATFVPPPHHAVPAALEDLETFLHAHDELPPLVKIALAHVQFETIHPFLDGNGRVGRLLITFLLTERGLLQKPVLYLSHYFKQHRQTYYEHLQTVRTRGAWEAWLAFFLRGVIEVAAEAAETARRILQLREQHRSAITAHLGRAAGNGHKVLESLFDRPIVAVRDVQKLTGTTYAAANSLVSRLVKLDVLSEMTGYARNRRFRFAPYIALFNEAAPPGGAAKAPE
- a CDS encoding universal stress protein yields the protein MRSDGAQPARRLAGCARRSSRAPPWLLIVEQELECDCDLVVVDKHGRHAREDLLLGSTTPMVIAESGADVLMSSMCGQ
- a CDS encoding cation-translocating P-type ATPase; this translates as MTSAAADVPVSDPSLADAGTVAASLGVDPAQGLSSAESARRRAAHGANELRALPPVPAWRRLLAQLLDPLVALLAAAIAVSLAAWAIEGARGWPVDALVIALIVVLNAVLGFVQEARAGSAVAALSRATAATSGVLRDGAVQRVPSSELVPGDILLLSEGDAVGADARLLRAAALRVQEASLTGESEAVNKDPATLAQPAALAERTNMVFKSTVVTQGSGRAVVTATGMATQVGSIATMLEATVEPPTPLQVEIARVGRMLGIAVVVIASVVVATVLALTDVRGVGGVVEVLLLGVSLAVAAVPEGLPAILSLVLALGVERMARRNAVVKKLSSVESLGAASAICSDKTGTLTRSEMTIQRIVTAAGTARVTGVGYAPVGRFEQENGQPPHAAMRAEHLVVLGGGSLAGNATLRETSPGVWEIQGDPTEAAFLVAERKLGSHGRRARRFERVRELPFTSERKMMSSIEIDHEHGDARVLVCKGAPDVLLARCARLREGAAVRPLDETTRARILADVDRLSDEAMRPLAVAYRPLSAGEDEDAGALERDLIFVGTVGIIDPPREEAAAAIAEAQRAGIRVIMITGDHPRTAARIAADLGLAAPGARALSGSELDAMDARALAVAVREHSVFARVAPAHKLRIVAALEARGHVVAMTGDGVNDAPALKAADIGVAMGITGTEVSKQAARMILVDDNFATIVAAVREGRAIVDNIRTFLRYLLSSNMGEVLTVFLGVVGAGVIGLRHGGDAVVLPLLATQILWVNLITDSAPALAMGVDPPAEDVMARPPRRAGARVIDARMWASVFEVGLLMALVSLLTIDLYLPGGLIDGDRSLANARTAGFTVLVLAQLFNALAARSDTASARQGLFANRWLWGAIALSLVLQVAVVHVGALNVAFGTVPLSPQQWLVCAAMASAVLWVTELRKLAFRLARR